A DNA window from Syntrophaceae bacterium contains the following coding sequences:
- a CDS encoding GAF domain-containing protein, with translation MEKRIETYYHGLYEAAAVLNSTRQIRDILHSIVEIVAKRVDAKGCSLMLLSRNKRVLSHVASFGLSEGYRTKGPVLSDKSLAEALAGKVVNVLHASDDDRIQYPEEARKEGIASILSVPMMLRDEIVGVIRVYTAEPRQFTIDDIYFIGAVANLGAIALENCKLYRTLKKDYETFRREYFTHIGEDRAW, from the coding sequence ATGGAAAAGCGTATCGAGACGTACTATCACGGATTATACGAAGCGGCGGCCGTCCTGAATTCCACCCGCCAGATCCGGGACATTCTCCATTCCATCGTGGAGATTGTTGCGAAGAGAGTGGATGCCAAGGGGTGCTCGCTGATGCTCCTTTCCCGGAATAAAAGAGTGCTCAGCCATGTCGCGTCGTTCGGACTGAGCGAGGGATACCGGACGAAGGGCCCCGTGCTGTCGGACAAAAGCCTTGCGGAAGCCCTGGCGGGCAAAGTGGTGAATGTCCTCCATGCGTCGGATGACGACCGGATCCAGTACCCGGAGGAAGCCCGGAAAGAAGGAATCGCGTCGATCCTGTCCGTGCCGATGATGCTGCGGGATGAAATCGTCGGTGTCATTCGGGTTTACACGGCGGAGCCGCGGCAGTTCACGATCGACGACATCTATTTTATCGGGGCGGTCGCCAACCTGGGAGCGATCGCCCTCGAGAATTGCAAACTCTACAGGACCCTGAAGAAAGACTACGAGACGTTCCGGCGGGAGTACTTCACCCATATCGGTGAGGACCGGGCGTGGTAG
- a CDS encoding 3-keto-5-aminohexanoate cleavage protein yields the protein MAKDKVNWEWVNEWKKDVNPLGMKEEFKCLWIPYGLPEVVDPVGTKFGIGIEVQPKWKIPQKVFVSQTIVGAFYSKQGNPNHPIKPDEIRDQALACLEAGAPNVHIHVRDENGYNVLDPELFHYVIDPIRKQFPERLVCGCMVPFQTGEWEKFIECMEDGLFDQTPINSVAAFCGDTLFCKPPHVMIEKTRICQELGCKPQIAVYSDGDIDNADRYLIKTGLLEKPYYWIILPTLPGGSPMQNPKAMVEVLMHYTNRIREIDEDSQIVVCASGRASTYLTTFALLLGLHIRVGMEDSVWKWPHRDEKIKNNLETYLATKQIVELLGREIVSPEEWRQTLKMRKPGGKLKA from the coding sequence ATGGCAAAAGACAAAGTGAACTGGGAATGGGTAAACGAGTGGAAGAAAGACGTGAATCCGCTCGGCATGAAAGAGGAATTCAAGTGCCTCTGGATCCCTTACGGACTTCCCGAAGTCGTGGACCCCGTGGGGACCAAGTTCGGCATCGGCATCGAGGTTCAGCCGAAGTGGAAAATCCCGCAGAAGGTCTTCGTGTCGCAGACGATAGTCGGCGCCTTCTACAGCAAACAGGGAAACCCCAATCATCCCATCAAGCCCGACGAGATCCGGGATCAGGCCCTGGCCTGCCTGGAAGCGGGCGCTCCCAACGTGCACATCCATGTGCGCGACGAAAACGGATACAACGTTCTGGACCCGGAACTGTTCCATTACGTGATCGACCCTATCCGAAAGCAGTTTCCGGAACGGCTGGTCTGCGGCTGCATGGTTCCGTTCCAGACGGGCGAATGGGAAAAATTCATCGAATGTATGGAGGACGGGCTCTTCGATCAGACGCCGATCAACTCTGTGGCGGCTTTCTGCGGGGACACGCTCTTCTGCAAGCCACCCCATGTCATGATCGAAAAGACAAGAATCTGCCAGGAGCTGGGCTGCAAGCCGCAGATCGCCGTGTACAGTGACGGGGATATCGATAACGCGGACCGCTACCTTATCAAGACGGGTCTGCTCGAGAAACCCTACTACTGGATCATCCTTCCGACGCTGCCCGGCGGATCGCCCATGCAGAATCCCAAGGCCATGGTGGAGGTCCTGATGCACTACACCAACAGGATCCGGGAGATCGACGAGGATTCGCAGATCGTCGTCTGCGCCTCGGGCCGCGCTTCAACGTACCTCACGACCTTCGCGCTTCTTCTGGGCCTGCACATCCGCGTCGGCATGGAGGATTCCGTCTGGAAATGGCCCCACCGGGACGAGAAGATCAAGAACAATCTCGAGACGTATCTTGCTACCAAGCAGATCGTGGAGCTCCTCGGGCGGGAAATCGTTTCACCCGAAGAGTGGCGGCAGACCCTGAAGATGAGAAAACCGGGCGGCAAGCTGAAAGCCTAA
- a CDS encoding CHAT domain-containing protein — MSGRTRYSWIAVVLAACIVSGCAASFNSKGLNLVAEANYTQVVREFEPGKEQYSSLPFQDLIYLCSAYGELKNYKKLFPCLDAAQAKVDKGDFIADTWNHSATPSRLRTSALIELGQYEDAVKAAELSNKIVVDNQLNRFEEVKVLEILGIAYGLAGKAEKANAAAEQLKGLYLGYPYMLVKDDRNIALAKIYIILKKYPEAIDAVSYKFEDSNSFLKTISGWDVFTNNKLSFEFMKNKSLYEVGRTAEAKQGYDALLKYPYIQDRGEMHWIILFDRGRIAEKEGNTREAIRFYEKAVDVIEQQRSTINVEAGKIGFVGDKQAVYHSLIAGLYADRQYEKAFEYVERSKSRALVDLLAGKKDFVVKSTGREEQVRNVLAATVKSEEEILSSDKSVNPSQSRSIAVKARQDLQRDVPELASLVTVDSTPVSEIASFLSPKESLVEYYYSGNDMFAFVITAGSLQSIRLNPAGLEEEVAAFRKSLENPRSPATLMHAGKLYQRLFKPLETALQNQNLVIVSHGILHYIPFNALHDGKQYLIDRYRIRLMPSASAMKYLGEKKGKGKGGILALGNPDLGNPAHDLVFAQKEAVEVAKIWQNSRVFVRKQATEDVVRRYGGEYQYIHFATHGQFSPDNPLQSALLLSPDAGSNGMLTVDKLYSMQLDTSLVTLSACETGLSKVANGDDLVGLTRGFFYAGAGSIVASLWKVDDLATSLLMIRFYQEMRQTDKLNALRKAQIETRRKYPHPYYWSSFQLTGRAR, encoded by the coding sequence ATGTCGGGAAGGACAAGGTATTCATGGATTGCCGTCGTATTGGCCGCTTGCATCGTTTCAGGGTGTGCCGCTTCATTCAACAGCAAGGGACTGAATCTGGTCGCCGAGGCGAATTACACCCAGGTCGTCCGGGAATTCGAACCCGGTAAGGAACAGTATTCCAGCCTGCCCTTTCAGGATTTGATCTATCTGTGCTCCGCATACGGGGAGCTGAAAAATTACAAAAAACTCTTTCCCTGTCTGGATGCGGCCCAGGCCAAGGTGGACAAGGGAGATTTCATCGCCGATACCTGGAACCATTCCGCAACGCCGTCCAGACTCCGGACCAGCGCCTTGATCGAACTGGGTCAGTACGAAGACGCCGTCAAGGCGGCCGAACTCTCCAATAAAATCGTTGTCGACAACCAACTGAACCGCTTCGAGGAAGTCAAGGTGTTGGAAATCCTGGGGATTGCCTATGGCCTGGCCGGAAAGGCGGAAAAGGCCAATGCCGCCGCCGAACAGCTCAAAGGGCTTTATCTGGGTTATCCCTATATGCTGGTCAAGGATGATCGAAACATCGCTCTGGCCAAGATTTACATCATCCTGAAGAAGTACCCCGAAGCCATCGATGCCGTTTCCTACAAGTTTGAGGACTCCAACTCCTTTCTGAAAACAATCAGCGGGTGGGATGTCTTCACCAACAATAAATTGTCCTTTGAGTTCATGAAAAACAAAAGCCTCTATGAAGTGGGGCGTACTGCCGAGGCCAAGCAGGGCTATGATGCGCTGTTGAAGTATCCCTACATCCAGGACCGGGGGGAGATGCACTGGATTATCCTGTTCGACCGGGGCCGGATTGCCGAAAAAGAAGGCAACACCCGGGAGGCGATCCGGTTTTATGAAAAGGCGGTGGACGTTATCGAACAGCAGCGCTCCACCATCAATGTTGAGGCCGGGAAAATCGGATTTGTCGGGGACAAGCAGGCCGTGTATCACAGCCTGATCGCGGGGCTTTATGCGGACAGGCAGTATGAGAAAGCCTTCGAGTACGTGGAGCGATCGAAATCCCGCGCCCTGGTCGATCTCCTGGCCGGCAAGAAAGACTTCGTGGTCAAGTCAACCGGCAGGGAGGAACAGGTGCGCAATGTCCTGGCCGCCACGGTGAAATCGGAGGAGGAAATCCTGTCTTCTGACAAGAGCGTCAACCCGTCGCAAAGCCGGAGCATTGCCGTCAAAGCGCGGCAGGATCTGCAGCGCGACGTTCCGGAGCTGGCTTCACTGGTGACGGTGGATTCCACGCCCGTATCCGAGATTGCATCGTTTCTCTCCCCGAAAGAGTCCCTGGTCGAGTACTATTATTCCGGCAACGACATGTTCGCTTTTGTCATTACCGCCGGAAGCCTGCAAAGCATCAGGCTCAATCCCGCAGGGCTGGAGGAAGAGGTGGCGGCCTTCAGGAAGTCCCTGGAAAACCCCCGCTCGCCCGCAACGTTGATGCATGCCGGAAAACTGTATCAGCGCCTGTTCAAACCGCTGGAAACGGCGTTGCAGAACCAGAATCTCGTAATCGTTTCACATGGCATTCTGCACTACATACCGTTCAACGCTTTGCATGACGGGAAACAATACCTGATCGACCGTTACCGGATCCGCTTGATGCCCAGTGCAAGTGCCATGAAGTACCTGGGAGAGAAGAAAGGGAAAGGAAAGGGAGGGATCCTGGCCCTGGGCAACCCCGATCTCGGCAATCCGGCTCACGACCTTGTCTTTGCCCAGAAAGAGGCGGTCGAGGTTGCGAAAATCTGGCAGAACTCCAGAGTGTTTGTGCGGAAGCAGGCCACGGAGGATGTCGTGCGCAGGTATGGCGGGGAGTACCAGTACATTCACTTTGCCACGCACGGTCAATTTTCACCCGACAATCCGCTGCAATCGGCGCTTCTTCTCTCTCCCGACGCCGGTTCCAACGGGATGCTGACGGTGGACAAGCTTTACTCCATGCAACTGGACACCAGCCTTGTCACCCTGAGCGCCTGTGAAACGGGCCTGAGCAAGGTGGCCAACGGGGACGACCTGGTGGGGCTGACGCGCGGATTTTTCTATGCCGGAGCCGGTTCCATTGTTGCCAGCCTCTGGAAAGTGGACGACCTGGCAACGTCTCTCCTGATGATCCGATTCTACCAGGAAATGCGGCAAACGGACAAACTCAATGCCCTGCGCAAGGCCCAGATCGAAACGCGCAGGAAATATCCGCATCCCTATTACTGGTCTTCGTTCCAATTAACCGGCAGGGCCAGATAG
- a CDS encoding MoxR family ATPase: MKNVYERVVGRRREILMIVSALEAGKHIFLEGPPGTSKSTILQAVSECTGRQYCLVTGNSDLTTSKLIGYFDPAETLARGYRPEFFQYGPLLQAMKEGMYLYVEEFNRLPDETTNVFITAMSEKRLTVPRLGIVAADPAFRIIAALNPLDDIGISRISRALKDRFTSIRIDYQTREEEIEIVRRRTGGAEDGIVELAVDIARETRKHPDLKLGASVRGSIDMVDVYRSGRDLQPGNPSGALKAGDLKTQAAFMAFRNKIWLYETSERKPEEIIEEIMERLERQKKK; encoded by the coding sequence ATGAAGAATGTTTATGAACGGGTTGTCGGGCGCAGGCGGGAGATCCTGATGATCGTCTCGGCGCTCGAGGCGGGGAAGCACATCTTTCTGGAAGGCCCTCCGGGGACGTCCAAGTCGACCATCCTCCAGGCCGTCTCGGAATGCACGGGGCGCCAGTACTGCCTGGTGACGGGGAACAGCGACCTGACGACGTCGAAGCTCATCGGCTATTTCGACCCGGCGGAGACCCTGGCCAGGGGATACCGCCCCGAATTCTTCCAGTACGGTCCGCTCCTGCAGGCCATGAAGGAAGGGATGTACCTCTACGTCGAGGAGTTCAACCGGCTGCCCGACGAGACGACGAACGTGTTCATCACGGCCATGTCCGAAAAGAGGCTGACCGTTCCGAGGCTGGGGATCGTGGCGGCGGACCCGGCGTTCCGCATCATTGCGGCGCTCAACCCCCTGGACGACATCGGCATCAGCCGGATCTCCCGGGCCCTGAAGGACCGCTTCACCTCCATCCGGATCGACTACCAGACGCGGGAGGAGGAGATCGAGATTGTCCGGCGGCGGACGGGAGGAGCCGAAGACGGGATCGTCGAACTGGCCGTGGACATCGCCCGGGAGACGCGGAAGCATCCGGATCTCAAGCTGGGCGCGTCCGTCCGCGGGAGCATCGACATGGTGGACGTGTACCGGAGCGGCCGGGATCTGCAGCCCGGGAATCCCTCCGGAGCGTTGAAGGCCGGGGACCTCAAGACCCAGGCGGCCTTCATGGCCTTCCGCAACAAGATCTGGCTCTACGAGACGAGCGAGAGAAAGCCGGAAGAGATCATCGAAGAGATCATGGAGAGGCTGGAGAGGCAAAAAAAAAAGTAA
- a CDS encoding glucose 1-dehydrogenase has protein sequence MNKLAGKIAVVTGSSSGFGRAIAKAFAASGAKVVCSDIRKEARPEGYETDINLSTDEAIKKAGGEAIFVKCDVTKETEVKDLVDAAVKKFGKLDIIMNNAGVFTRMAKIHECTEDEYEFTMGVNIKGVWNGCKYAIAQMLNQGNGGKVINLVSIGGLVGLANEPAYCASKGAAANLTRQLAIDYGPDKITVNGICPNYAPTAMCRPYYEDEGVKKYVEDVTPLGRWVTAEEIAKLAVYLASDEADYITGSLIPIDGAYTAR, from the coding sequence ATGAATAAATTGGCAGGTAAAATTGCTGTTGTGACGGGATCCAGTTCCGGTTTTGGACGAGCCATCGCCAAGGCGTTTGCCGCAAGCGGCGCCAAGGTCGTGTGCAGTGATATCCGGAAAGAGGCCAGGCCCGAGGGATACGAAACGGATATCAATCTCTCGACGGACGAAGCCATCAAAAAGGCAGGCGGCGAGGCGATCTTCGTCAAGTGTGATGTCACAAAAGAGACGGAGGTAAAGGATCTGGTCGACGCGGCGGTCAAGAAATTCGGCAAGCTCGACATCATCATGAACAACGCAGGGGTATTTACCCGCATGGCAAAAATTCATGAATGCACGGAAGATGAATATGAATTTACCATGGGAGTCAATATCAAAGGTGTTTGGAACGGCTGCAAGTATGCGATTGCCCAGATGCTCAATCAGGGTAACGGCGGGAAGGTGATCAACCTTGTTTCCATCGGCGGACTGGTCGGCCTCGCCAACGAGCCGGCTTACTGCGCATCCAAGGGGGCCGCGGCCAATCTGACCAGGCAACTGGCGATCGATTACGGCCCGGACAAGATCACCGTGAACGGAATCTGCCCCAATTACGCTCCTACCGCCATGTGCAGGCCCTATTATGAAGACGAAGGCGTCAAGAAGTACGTGGAGGATGTTACCCCTCTCGGACGCTGGGTAACTGCGGAAGAGATCGCCAAACTGGCGGTTTATCTGGCCTCGGATGAAGCGGATTACATCACCGGGTCATTGATTCCCATTGATGGCGCGTACACCGCGCGCTGA
- a CDS encoding DUF4019 domain-containing protein — MEKAALAAAERWLVLIDEGKYAESWQESAGLFRNAVRQDQWEQMVQSVRGPLGKMISRKLKAKEYRTSVPGAPDGHYVVIQFETSFQNKQSAVETVTPILDQDGRWRVSGYYIR, encoded by the coding sequence ATGGAAAAGGCCGCGCTGGCCGCGGCGGAGCGGTGGCTGGTGCTGATCGACGAGGGGAAATATGCCGAGAGCTGGCAGGAGTCGGCAGGGCTGTTCCGGAACGCAGTCAGGCAGGACCAGTGGGAACAGATGGTGCAGTCGGTTCGTGGGCCCCTGGGAAAGATGATTTCACGAAAGTTGAAGGCGAAGGAGTACAGAACGTCCGTTCCCGGTGCGCCGGACGGCCACTATGTCGTGATCCAGTTCGAGACTTCCTTTCAAAACAAGCAATCGGCTGTCGAAACCGTCACCCCCATACTTGATCAGGACGGCCGCTGGAGAGTATCGGGTTATTACATACGATAG
- a CDS encoding VWA domain-containing protein: MGRMLGNYGVLLAQWEESDPELVRKLLTRTWNRLDENVRKQFLHLMIGMIYRVSRSELVHRGAPTGDVATVPFTFSGDEIDLDRTIEATVEHPLPRYENLFVLDRKKRKNAAVIIMDASGSMQGEKLSMAAIAVTSLAANLDARDEYGVVLFSEKVNVCKRMDQAKPLDEIINTVLYVRPEGRTNIGLGLLAGLTEIQRSTIDSRTGILLTDGGQNTGQDPLGVARRFPQLHVVVLPGGNPELAGQIAAKGRGSLISLKSIHDVPRAIVRCLCR, from the coding sequence GTGGGAAGGATGCTGGGGAACTACGGGGTTCTCCTGGCGCAGTGGGAAGAGAGCGATCCCGAGCTGGTCCGGAAGCTCCTGACCAGGACCTGGAATCGCCTGGACGAGAACGTCCGGAAGCAGTTCCTCCATCTCATGATCGGTATGATCTACCGGGTGTCCCGGAGCGAGCTGGTCCACCGGGGAGCGCCCACGGGCGATGTCGCCACGGTGCCGTTTACCTTTTCGGGGGACGAGATCGATCTCGACCGGACCATCGAGGCGACGGTCGAGCACCCCCTGCCGCGCTACGAGAACCTCTTTGTTCTGGACAGAAAGAAGCGGAAAAACGCGGCCGTCATCATCATGGACGCGTCCGGCTCCATGCAGGGAGAGAAGCTGTCCATGGCGGCGATCGCCGTGACGTCCCTCGCCGCGAACCTGGACGCCCGCGATGAGTACGGCGTCGTCCTGTTTTCCGAGAAGGTGAACGTCTGCAAGCGGATGGACCAGGCGAAGCCCCTGGACGAGATCATCAACACCGTCCTGTACGTCCGCCCCGAGGGCCGGACGAACATCGGCCTCGGGCTCCTGGCGGGTCTCACGGAGATCCAGCGGTCCACCATCGACAGCCGGACCGGCATCCTGCTCACGGACGGCGGGCAGAACACGGGCCAGGATCCCCTGGGCGTCGCCCGCCGGTTCCCGCAGCTCCATGTCGTCGTTCTGCCCGGCGGCAACCCGGAACTGGCCGGACAGATCGCCGCGAAAGGGCGGGGCAGCCTGATCTCCCTGAAAAGCATCCATGACGTCCCGCGGGCCATCGTCCGGTGCCTGTGCCGGTGA
- a CDS encoding DUF2889 domain-containing protein, protein MLVFGKPRGEKYHTRTIETTSYDYDERRFVVEGCLTDYRFKDYHLATGEERSGGILHQMIVCLLVNKASLEIEDLQVEMPVIPRDECLETIDCLDPVKGMKIVGGFSAKVKDIAGGTKGCNHLVALLTAMGPSVMQGYGAYHDHRSPNFLAENFQILMNTCRTWREDGPLVGILEDKRKAGKG, encoded by the coding sequence ATGCTCGTATTCGGAAAACCGAGGGGGGAGAAGTACCACACCAGAACCATCGAGACGACCAGCTACGATTATGACGAGCGAAGGTTTGTCGTCGAGGGATGCCTGACGGATTACCGGTTCAAGGATTATCACCTGGCGACGGGCGAAGAGCGGTCGGGCGGTATCCTGCACCAGATGATCGTCTGTCTGCTCGTGAACAAAGCAAGCCTCGAGATCGAGGATCTGCAGGTTGAAATGCCGGTTATTCCACGGGACGAATGCCTGGAGACCATCGACTGTCTGGATCCCGTCAAGGGGATGAAGATCGTCGGCGGCTTTTCGGCCAAGGTGAAAGACATCGCCGGCGGTACGAAAGGATGTAACCACCTGGTGGCCCTCCTGACCGCGATGGGTCCCTCCGTGATGCAGGGATACGGCGCTTATCACGACCATCGAAGCCCCAACTTTCTGGCGGAGAATTTCCAGATCCTGATGAACACCTGCCGAACGTGGCGGGAGGATGGACCGCTGGTTGGGATATTGGAAGACAAGAGGAAAGCGGGGAAAGGGTGA
- a CDS encoding tetratricopeptide repeat protein — translation MKLNPKRIAVFSLLLVLSVTIPAFAETRTFIKEYTYQASEDDSRNSSRVIALREVKRLLLEELGTYLESETEVKNVQLTRDQITTLTAGIVQTEVIQEKWDGRVYWLKSKIAADSDKVVQSINDLRKDREKTKELEMMRKKSDALLKEVEKLRKELASAKDGNREAKKTAYDLSIKELSAKEWLEKGFAAKDRRAFKEAVEAYGRAIELDPDNIEAYYARAVISDENHAMQDFYKLLTKDPKDSKAFLYRAWTYKELNKPDLALREFGKAIEAAPSPVEKAEAYFERGKFYYAVMRNHRLAIQDYTRAIELRPKDADYYFYRGTSYSGLQNGDLAYSDFSKAVELAPRDASNYLSRGSVLLNLMNKPESAIADYSKAVELEPIGFNFKQRGIMYEMIGRKNLALSDYSKAAELYGDDASRRGDYEFAIDQYNDAVKLKPERATLFYKRALVYALMGDSKKALTDLKKAMELDSSCKDSARKAPQFNSIRNHPGFIKLVGK, via the coding sequence ATGAAACTCAATCCGAAGAGAATCGCCGTCTTTTCGCTTTTGCTCGTTCTGTCCGTTACAATTCCCGCATTTGCGGAAACCAGGACCTTCATCAAGGAATACACCTACCAGGCGAGCGAGGATGACAGCCGGAACTCCAGCCGGGTCATCGCCCTGAGGGAGGTGAAAAGGCTTCTCCTGGAGGAGCTGGGGACCTACCTGGAAAGCGAGACGGAGGTGAAAAACGTTCAGCTCACCCGGGACCAGATCACAACCCTGACCGCCGGCATTGTCCAGACGGAAGTCATCCAGGAAAAGTGGGATGGCCGTGTCTATTGGCTGAAATCGAAAATCGCGGCGGATTCGGACAAGGTGGTCCAGTCGATCAACGACCTTCGCAAGGATCGTGAAAAAACAAAAGAATTGGAAATGATGAGGAAGAAGTCGGACGCACTGCTCAAGGAAGTCGAAAAGCTTCGGAAGGAGCTGGCGTCGGCGAAGGATGGAAACCGGGAGGCGAAGAAGACGGCGTATGATCTATCGATCAAGGAGTTGTCGGCCAAGGAATGGCTTGAGAAAGGATTTGCGGCGAAAGACCGCCGGGCATTCAAGGAGGCCGTGGAAGCATATGGTCGAGCCATCGAACTGGACCCTGACAACATCGAGGCCTACTATGCACGGGCGGTGATCAGCGACGAGAACCATGCCATGCAGGATTTCTACAAACTGTTAACAAAAGATCCGAAAGATTCGAAAGCCTTTCTGTATCGGGCATGGACCTATAAGGAGCTGAACAAGCCCGATCTCGCACTTCGGGAATTCGGGAAGGCAATTGAGGCGGCTCCCAGTCCCGTAGAAAAGGCGGAGGCTTATTTTGAACGCGGGAAGTTCTACTATGCCGTCATGAGGAATCACCGTCTCGCAATCCAGGATTACACACGGGCGATCGAATTGAGACCGAAGGATGCAGATTATTATTTTTATCGGGGAACATCCTATAGCGGCCTTCAAAACGGCGATCTTGCTTATTCGGATTTCAGCAAAGCCGTCGAACTCGCCCCGAGAGATGCGTCCAATTATCTGTCTCGTGGAAGTGTATTGCTGAATTTGATGAACAAGCCTGAATCGGCGATAGCTGATTACAGCAAGGCCGTTGAGCTCGAACCGATCGGGTTCAATTTTAAACAGCGGGGAATCATGTATGAGATGATCGGCAGGAAAAATCTCGCGCTCAGCGATTACAGCAAAGCCGCTGAATTGTACGGGGACGATGCTTCCAGGCGCGGGGATTACGAATTTGCGATCGATCAATACAATGATGCCGTCAAATTGAAGCCGGAACGTGCAACTCTCTTTTATAAGAGGGCCCTGGTTTATGCACTTATGGGGGATTCGAAGAAAGCGCTGACGGATTTAAAGAAGGCGATGGAACTTGATTCATCTTGCAAAGACAGCGCCCGAAAGGCCCCGCAGTTCAACAGCATCCGGAATCACCCGGGCTTCATCAAACTGGTTGGAAAATAA